The DNA window GCCAGATTGTCGAATTCGGAGCACCTCATAAGCTCCTGCAGCGCAAGGATGGAGCCCTTCTCAAACTAGTCAATCAGAATGACGTGGCCACCGTTAAATTCCTCAAAAAGATTGCATCAGAGAGTTACTTGCGCCGCAACAAAAGAGACTCCTTGACCATAACAGAGGAATGAGCAGGGATCGCCACCGGAAGCGGGATTTAACTTAAGCATCGGCTTTCAGAAATTCTACTGCCTCGGAGAACAGTCAAATTCGGGTTTATTGGTACGAAAAGTGTACGATAAAGTGTATTTACATTGCGGTAGAATTACGCTAGTACTAATGATAGTTCGGCACTTAAAACGAGGAGACTCTGACACACGCGCGCACACACAAGATTACAACAtagatgtatatatatgtatgtaggtaatatatcAAAACTGTAAACTTGATGGATAGCCTAGGATGATGGTAAACATTCCATTTAAAATAACATTAGGTATTGACATGTATGGGTAAAACTAGGATCAGAAAACACTCTGATATGCTCTCGAATGCAAAGAAAACGTTCATTATGTAAGCTATACAAATGCTATGCTATGTACAGAGAACGccagaaacaaaaatatatacgatCAAACCACATCCGCTTCGGCTTCCTCCTGCTATTCAATCCGAATACGATGCGATGCACGACGCAGTGCAGCGAATTCCTTGAAGACCAGTCGCCCCAGCAACACCATGGCAATAATGTCGGCGGCGATGAGCATGTGGAAGACATACTGCCATCCGGCTGTGGAGATAAGACCGGCAAGCAGTGGACCAACTGCCGCTCCGATTGAGCCAGTACCATCGATAATGGCCGTCACAGTGGCCAGGGCATTGGCATTGCCCTCCAAGGAGCTGTGTTGGCCAAGCTCTGCACTTACAGAGGTTGTAATCAGGGCATAGGGACCGTTCACAAAGATGCCGACTACAATCAAAAGCACTATGCTGATTGTCATCGACAATGCACCATATTGTTGATACATCAGCAGCTGAAAGGAATACATGTCCATTGTAGTAatggtttctgtttcttgtCAAGGGCACTTACAATGGGGGAGGCAATGAACAACATGCCTGTGCAGACAGTGGCCGACATTCCGCTCACATCTGATAGATAGCCCGCAGCTATAGCTCCCAAAATACCACCCACATCGAAAAGCGTGGACAAATCAGCGGACAATTCTGGACCCAATGTGCCTGCATAAAACGAAATACATTACCGACTGTTTTGTATAGTTTTGTGGATACTTACTGGATTTTTGTATGTATAGTGGCAGCCAGTACATGAAGGTGTAGCTCACCAGCTTGGTAAAGAACAAACATAGTGAAAACTCAATCACACCGGGTATGAATAAAGCATCGACCAGGCTGATGGGACGTCCACGACCCCTTGGCACTGCCTCTGGTTGAGAACGTGGAAGGATTGGAGTACGCTCGGTGGGCGCCGATCTATAGTTGATTTCCTAAAATGAATACGACGAATTATTAAGCCATTTAACATCGAGAAGTGTTAAATAGCGCGAAATTTACACAAGCAAACTGGCAGACATAACAAGGAAGCCAAACATATAGTCGTGCACTTACAGTTTTCGAAGTGTCGTACCCAAAATTGATCACATACTAACGCCGTGCAAAGTAAGTTTTAGAAATCATAATTGCAACATAATGGGGAGACCGGGTGTAATGTACTTCGCATGCGGAACATCAATAAAAGCCTGAATCTGATACTTACGGCATCGTTGTGGCGCACCTGCTCCTCGTCATCCTGTTCCTCATCAGACTCGTTGGCCACGCGACGCTCCTGCTGCCCGGCTTGTGGGTAACAGCCCACAATCTCCGGCTGATCCACCAGGAAAAGGAAGAGTAAAAATCCAACGGCTGCAATGATGATGCCGGGTACCACAAATGATAGCGCCCAATCAGTTTCCACATAGTGCGCCGCAATAAGCGTGCCGAGAATGTTTCCAATGGACGTATGGCTGTTCCATATACCAAAGATCAGACCGCGTTTCGACTTTCCAAACCAACGACCCACTAGCGCCACCACACCTGGCCATCCAGTCGTCTGGAAGATGCCAGCGAATATTTGCACGATTATAAAATACCATAAACTATGGATATTGGAGGTGCGAGCAATGCCAAACATGTAGGTGAACACTCCGGTGAGGATCATGCCCATGGACAAGAAGTATCGCAGTGAAACGCGCTCCGCCACGAAGCCAGAAGCAAACATGGCGATAGCATAGGAGAAGAGGAAGGCCGAGTCCAGCATTCCAAAGAGGGTGGTGGCATCGGGAACATCTGTAAATGGGCAACTTGTTTATAGTGTTACGAATTAGAAAAGCTTGAGGGCAAACTCACCAAAGGGTGCATATCCACATTCCTGACCTGATGCAGCCAGCGCTGTGGAACAGTTTCCTTGAAGAACCGACTTAACCACAGAGATGGGTTTGCGGCACATGTGATAGCAGGCGTACGCCAGGAAAGTtaacacaaacacagacatCTTGTAGCTGAAAGAGATATCATATTATATAAACTTAACAAATGATTCAACACTTATATACAATCGAATCTTTTCAAGAAAATTAAGACTTCAAATGTAGCCCCAATCTAGTTACAAGCTATCGCAAACTCACAGCAGATCTCTGCGGGCATGGAAGCGGGTGCATTGCCGGGACAGCTGCTGGACCGCCCGGATGCCGAACGGCACGTCGTTGTAGTTATTGCTCATCTTTCGCGTTCTGGCCAATCCCAGTGGAGCTCTCATCGACCGGCGCGGACGTTGGGCGAGGTGCAAGTGCTGCTCGTCCAGGTGGCTGGGTTTCCGAATCCGTTTCGGTTGCGAATAAGGCCAGCTACCTGAAAGAACAATGATCAACAGGTAGGCGGTGAGTGATTTGGTGACTCAGTTCGAGATACATTTTCCCTCTGAAGGGGTGGGAGGTGCAGGTACTGCGGAGTGGGTCGCGGTTTCTGCTGAGGTCGCGGAATCGAGTGCGGATACAATATCCGAACTTATCACCATATGTTTCTGCTCTGAAGTTTTCTTGTTTACGTCGTCGTTACGCTCAAACAATGAAGCTTCGTATCGCAGTCGTCAAACGAAATGCGTTTCCGCTGGCTTTGCTATTCTGCTGCGTTGGCGAAAACTGTCCAACTTAGCTAGTGTTTTTTTGTGCGAGATAAGAAACCGCACGTTTTTTATCTCAAAGAACGCCGatcgttttcttttttataccGATATCACAGGTGTCTCAGGTTCATAAGgtgtttatttacttttttgtcACTTGTCCTC is part of the Drosophila yakuba strain Tai18E2 chromosome 2R, Prin_Dyak_Tai18E2_2.1, whole genome shotgun sequence genome and encodes:
- the LOC6530656 gene encoding glucose-6-phosphate exchanger SLC37A2 produces the protein MRAPLGLARTRKMSNNYNDVPFGIRAVQQLSRQCTRFHARRDLLYKMSVFVLTFLAYACYHMCRKPISVVKSVLQGNCSTALAASGQECGYAPFDVPDATTLFGMLDSAFLFSYAIAMFASGFVAERVSLRYFLSMGMILTGVFTYMFGIARTSNIHSLWYFIIVQIFAGIFQTTGWPGVVALVGRWFGKSKRGLIFGIWNSHTSIGNILGTLIAAHYVETDWALSFVVPGIIIAAVGFLLFLFLVDQPEIVGCYPQAGQQERRVANESDEEQDDEEQVRHNDAEINYRSAPTERTPILPRSQPEAVPRGRGRPISLVDALFIPGVIEFSLCLFFTKLVSYTFMYWLPLYIQKSSTLGPELSADLSTLFDVGGILGAIAAGYLSDVSGMSATVCTGMLFIASPILLMYQQYGALSMTISIVLLIVVGIFVNGPYALITTSVSAELGQHSSLEGNANALATVTAIIDGTGSIGAAVGPLLAGLISTAGWQYVFHMLIAADIIAMVLLGRLVFKEFAALRRASHRIRIE